In Archangium violaceum, the following are encoded in one genomic region:
- a CDS encoding transposase: MSTTSTKKPEQADLLDVAASEKPEREEESRSSARYASPRPFREWQPEQGQLLPQYAREVLGEEHLACFFVDLRKTLDFSGILGAYTKECGQPPYHPVMMTLLLMYAYARGITSSREIERRCETDIAFRYLTGGERPDHDTV; this comes from the coding sequence ATGAGCACCACCTCGACGAAGAAGCCGGAGCAGGCCGACCTGTTGGATGTTGCCGCCAGTGAGAAGCCGGAGCGGGAGGAGGAGTCGAGGAGCTCCGCCCGCTACGCCTCGCCGAGGCCGTTCCGGGAGTGGCAGCCAGAGCAGGGGCAGTTGCTGCCGCAGTACGCGCGGGAGGTGCTGGGAGAAGAGCACCTGGCGTGCTTCTTCGTGGATTTGAGGAAGACGCTCGACTTCAGCGGCATTCTGGGTGCGTACACGAAGGAGTGCGGCCAGCCGCCCTACCATCCGGTGATGATGACGCTGCTGCTCATGTACGCGTATGCGCGTGGCATTACGAGCAGCCGGGAGATTGAGCGGCGGTGCGAGACGGACATCGCCTTCCGGTACCTGACGGGAGGAGAGAGGCCCGACCACGACACGGTGTGA